From a single Aphis gossypii isolate Hap1 unplaced genomic scaffold, ASM2018417v2 Contig00924, whole genome shotgun sequence genomic region:
- the LOC126555592 gene encoding uncharacterized protein LOC126555592, which translates to MSCYSFKSDDEESVVFSEDNIATTSQKKGTSKRLAVKPEKKPVSKKTKKSTAICYTDKILDLITDPTIPTDAENTLNIKKDDCSLTVKTPVDNTAVDYWTIAHYKCAKIDKVALQDRWKHAECSLKISLTGQHPDDLTTAKEMVTLIQSVFDKMMRHPAKKLIRHKPKK; encoded by the exons atgtcctGCTACTCATTTAAAAGCGATGACGAGGAGTCGGTTGTATTTTCcgaa gataATATTGCAACAACATCTCAAAAAAAAGGTACATCGAAAAGGTTAGCTGTAAAACCGGAGAAGAAACCAGTATCGAAAAAGACGAAAAAg agcactgctatttgttatacagacaaaatattagatttaataacagATCCAACTATACCAACCGATGCAGAGAACaccttgaatataaaaaaggatGATTGTTCATTAACGGTTAAGACACCTGTAGACAATACGGCTGTAGATTACTGGACTATAGCACATTATAAATGTGCTAAAATTGATAAAGTTGCTCTGCAAGAtag ATGGAAGCATGCTGAATGCTCActcaaaatatctttaacaGGACAGCATCCGGATGATTTAACTACAGCCAAAGAAATGGTGACGCTCATTCAAtctgttttcgacaaaatgaTGCGACATCCCGCCAAGAAGCTAATCAGAcacaaaccaaaaaaataa